From Thalassoglobus sp. JC818, the proteins below share one genomic window:
- a CDS encoding sugar-binding domain-containing protein, whose amino-acid sequence MKPRRIHSKNLLIAITLSAICFPSIGLGETLELAKWKYNFRKPRNRWMQPDFDDSRWMEGFGGFGTRETPGQRVSTSWNGNDIWMRRSFTLPEVPARPALLVHHDEDAEVFINGKKVADLDGYITEYQVVELDDAAKKALKAGENFLAVHCHQTGGGQYIDVHVIDADNVPELPEPARETKPFQTELITSWGVEVTPENAWTEYPRPALVRDEWQNLNGNWNYAITPKSQRKAPEKWDGEILVPFPLESKLSGVQRLLASDEALWYQRSVTIEKTEDVRTLLNFEAVDYHCEVWLNGTHVGEHTGGNVPFSIDATDAAKVGKNVLVVRVEDATEEWQLRGKQVLNPRGIWYTQVSGIWQTVWVEQVPKAYIADLKIRTDAETGTVSLKPVIEGSSGDSNQIEVIVRDGGTEILRESGTAETLELTIPDAKLWSPSSPHLYDLIVNLKSQDGTLLDSVESYTGVRTVGKIRDADGHWRLTLNGEVIFHWGTLDQGWWPDGLLTPPSDEAMLFDIEYLRDAGFNMIRKHIKVEPRRYYTYCDQMGMLVWQDQVSGGQNPPWTRLEPEPNDAEWPEEQHEQFMVEFEEMVSALESHPSIVVWTPFNEAWGQHRTVEVGEWIAERDPTRTINIASGGNFWPVGDIVDAHAYPHPSFPFEPDRDANFVMVMGEFGGHGYPIREHLWDASRRNWGYGGLPENKEEYRARYLESIRLLTELKEQGIAAGVYTQTTDVEGEINGLITYDRKVIKIPAQELKKIHEPLLDDASEE is encoded by the coding sequence ATGAAGCCTCGACGTATTCATTCGAAAAACTTGTTGATAGCAATCACGCTGTCAGCGATTTGTTTTCCCAGCATCGGATTGGGAGAAACACTGGAGTTGGCGAAGTGGAAATACAATTTCCGCAAACCACGAAACCGCTGGATGCAACCAGATTTTGACGACTCTCGCTGGATGGAAGGTTTCGGAGGATTCGGAACGCGAGAGACACCGGGCCAAAGAGTTTCGACCAGTTGGAATGGCAACGACATCTGGATGAGAAGATCATTCACGCTGCCTGAGGTTCCCGCTCGGCCAGCACTGTTAGTTCACCACGATGAAGATGCTGAAGTCTTCATCAACGGAAAAAAAGTTGCGGACTTAGACGGATACATCACTGAGTATCAGGTCGTTGAACTGGACGATGCAGCGAAGAAGGCATTGAAAGCGGGAGAAAACTTCCTTGCGGTTCACTGCCATCAGACCGGCGGAGGCCAGTACATCGACGTGCATGTGATTGATGCCGACAACGTTCCCGAACTCCCCGAACCAGCCCGCGAAACGAAACCGTTTCAGACGGAATTGATCACCAGCTGGGGAGTGGAAGTCACTCCGGAAAACGCTTGGACCGAATACCCTCGTCCAGCTCTCGTTCGAGATGAATGGCAAAACCTGAACGGCAATTGGAACTACGCCATCACTCCGAAGTCACAACGGAAAGCTCCTGAAAAATGGGATGGTGAGATTCTGGTTCCGTTCCCGCTCGAGTCGAAGCTTTCAGGTGTTCAGCGTCTGCTGGCCTCGGATGAGGCACTTTGGTATCAGCGTTCAGTGACTATCGAAAAGACAGAAGATGTTCGAACTCTTCTGAACTTCGAAGCAGTCGATTACCACTGCGAAGTCTGGTTGAACGGGACCCATGTTGGTGAACACACTGGCGGAAACGTTCCGTTTTCGATCGATGCGACCGATGCTGCCAAGGTTGGCAAAAACGTTCTCGTTGTCCGTGTTGAAGATGCGACCGAAGAATGGCAGTTGCGCGGAAAACAAGTGCTCAATCCACGCGGCATCTGGTACACACAAGTCTCCGGAATCTGGCAGACAGTCTGGGTCGAACAAGTTCCGAAGGCATACATCGCCGATCTGAAAATCCGAACCGATGCAGAGACCGGAACGGTCAGCCTGAAGCCTGTCATCGAGGGAAGTTCCGGAGACAGCAACCAGATCGAAGTTATCGTTCGCGACGGCGGAACCGAAATTCTTCGTGAGTCAGGGACAGCTGAGACTCTCGAGTTGACGATCCCAGATGCAAAACTGTGGTCTCCTTCATCACCTCATCTGTACGACCTGATTGTGAATTTGAAGTCTCAGGATGGCACTCTGCTCGATTCAGTCGAATCGTACACGGGCGTTCGAACGGTCGGGAAGATTCGCGATGCTGACGGCCACTGGCGATTGACACTCAATGGCGAAGTCATTTTTCACTGGGGGACCCTCGATCAGGGATGGTGGCCGGATGGGCTGCTGACTCCTCCCAGCGACGAAGCAATGTTGTTCGACATTGAATACCTCCGTGATGCCGGGTTCAACATGATCCGTAAGCACATCAAAGTTGAGCCACGTCGTTACTACACCTACTGTGATCAGATGGGCATGCTCGTCTGGCAGGACCAGGTCAGCGGAGGGCAGAATCCTCCCTGGACGCGCCTCGAGCCTGAGCCGAATGACGCCGAATGGCCGGAAGAACAACATGAGCAATTCATGGTCGAGTTCGAAGAGATGGTCAGCGCACTCGAATCTCACCCGTCAATTGTGGTCTGGACTCCGTTCAACGAAGCATGGGGTCAGCATCGCACCGTTGAGGTGGGAGAGTGGATCGCCGAACGTGATCCAACTCGCACAATCAACATCGCCAGCGGTGGAAACTTCTGGCCGGTCGGTGACATTGTCGATGCACATGCTTACCCCCATCCAAGCTTCCCATTCGAGCCTGATCGGGATGCGAATTTCGTGATGGTCATGGGAGAGTTCGGCGGCCACGGTTATCCGATTCGTGAACATCTCTGGGATGCCTCACGACGCAATTGGGGCTACGGAGGTCTTCCGGAAAACAAAGAGGAGTACCGAGCACGGTATCTTGAATCGATCCGATTGCTCACCGAATTGAAAGAGCAGGGGATTGCTGCCGGGGTCTATACGCAAACGACCGACGTCGAAGGCGAGATCAATGGCCTGATCACCTATGACCGCAAAGTGATCAAAATTCCCGCTCAGGAACTCAAGAAAATTCACGAACCTCTGCTCGACGATGCTTCAGAAGAGTAA
- a CDS encoding succinylglutamate desuccinylase/aspartoacylase family protein, which produces MNSKPLTIAQWGETQIQPGEIRDLDLRFSESYSGMGVAIPIQVRRGLEPGPTIFVSAAVHGDEINGTGAIRQLIMDRSLQLTRGGLILIPVVNVLGFERHSRYLPDRRDLNRSFPGNPKGSLTSRFANFFFEQIVGRSDFGIDLHTASIRKTNFPNVRADLSDTRLREVTNAFGCTLTINEGGPSGSLRRSACEADCPTFILEAGEVWKVESTVTEHAVRGIRNVLISKGMIEGDMIDPPYRTVIEKTKWVRAESSGFLDFHVAPGDIVTASTAIATTSSLLGKSREVIESPEDGVVLGMTTIPVASPGEPVCHLGLVNLHENQIHEAVENLPADGLQQRIRDDLSTSISIVDPDPVDDEVRPEDEE; this is translated from the coding sequence ATGAATTCAAAACCTCTGACGATTGCCCAATGGGGAGAAACTCAGATCCAGCCAGGAGAAATTCGGGATCTGGATCTCCGATTTTCTGAGTCTTACAGCGGAATGGGAGTCGCCATTCCGATTCAGGTCCGACGGGGACTCGAACCGGGACCGACAATCTTCGTTTCGGCCGCTGTGCACGGAGACGAGATCAACGGCACCGGAGCCATCCGGCAACTCATCATGGATCGCTCCCTGCAACTCACCCGCGGCGGACTCATTCTGATTCCCGTCGTGAATGTGCTCGGTTTCGAACGCCACTCGAGATACCTGCCCGATCGCCGCGATCTCAATCGATCGTTTCCGGGAAATCCCAAAGGCAGCCTCACGAGCCGATTCGCGAACTTCTTCTTCGAGCAAATCGTCGGACGTTCGGACTTCGGAATCGATTTGCACACAGCTTCGATTCGCAAAACGAACTTTCCGAATGTGCGCGCTGACCTCAGCGACACGCGACTGCGAGAAGTGACCAATGCTTTCGGCTGCACGTTAACAATCAATGAAGGTGGCCCCTCGGGAAGCCTGCGGCGTTCTGCCTGCGAAGCCGATTGTCCCACATTCATTCTCGAAGCGGGAGAAGTCTGGAAGGTGGAGTCGACAGTGACCGAACACGCCGTCCGAGGCATCCGAAACGTTCTGATTTCTAAGGGAATGATCGAAGGAGACATGATTGACCCTCCTTATCGGACTGTCATCGAAAAAACCAAGTGGGTCCGGGCGGAATCGTCCGGATTTCTCGACTTCCACGTCGCTCCTGGTGATATCGTGACCGCGTCGACAGCGATCGCGACGACGTCCAGTCTGTTGGGGAAATCACGCGAAGTGATTGAGTCACCCGAAGATGGTGTCGTGCTGGGGATGACGACCATTCCTGTGGCTTCACCGGGTGAACCGGTTTGTCACCTGGGACTGGTGAACCTCCACGAAAACCAGATTCATGAAGCAGTGGAGAATCTCCCGGCGGACGGTCTGCAGCAGCGAATTCGCGACGATCTCTCGACAAGTATTTCGATTGTTGATCCTGACCCAGTGGATGATGAAGTTCGACCGGAGGATGAAGAGTGA
- the rfbD gene encoding dTDP-4-dehydrorhamnose reductase, whose protein sequence is MSVVVFGCRGQLGTELCEQLGTNAVGFGHSEVNISNSDAVAECLDSVRPSVVINAAAYNKVDLAEDEPEVAYHGNAIGPRVLAIECAARNLPFVHVSSDYVFGGRTESKAWTEEDLPFPNSAYSTSKLAGEFFVRSLCPKHFVVRTCGLYGKAARAGAGKGNFVETMLRLGQEREELRVVVDQNCTPTSAADLASWIIALSETSNYGLYHGTNSGATTWADFATEIFSFYGLSTKVIPIPSSEYPTKAARPHQSILNSHALSQAIGQELRPWQTALADYLEVRKLELASA, encoded by the coding sequence GTGAGTGTTGTTGTCTTTGGCTGTCGCGGTCAACTTGGAACGGAATTGTGCGAGCAACTCGGAACGAACGCCGTCGGATTCGGTCATTCTGAAGTCAACATTTCAAATTCGGACGCAGTCGCGGAGTGTCTCGACAGCGTTCGACCATCGGTGGTGATCAACGCAGCTGCCTACAATAAAGTTGATCTGGCGGAAGACGAACCGGAAGTCGCTTACCACGGAAACGCAATCGGACCACGTGTTCTGGCGATCGAATGCGCAGCCCGAAACCTCCCGTTCGTGCATGTGAGCAGTGACTACGTTTTCGGCGGACGAACAGAATCGAAAGCCTGGACGGAAGAAGATCTCCCGTTTCCGAATAGTGCGTATTCGACAAGCAAACTGGCCGGCGAATTCTTCGTGCGTTCGCTTTGTCCGAAACACTTCGTTGTTCGGACGTGCGGTCTGTACGGAAAAGCAGCCCGGGCTGGAGCGGGGAAGGGCAATTTTGTGGAGACGATGCTTCGTCTCGGTCAGGAACGTGAAGAGTTGCGCGTCGTCGTTGATCAAAACTGCACGCCGACTTCAGCAGCTGACCTTGCAAGCTGGATCATCGCTCTTTCTGAAACCAGCAACTACGGTCTTTATCACGGGACTAACTCCGGAGCGACGACGTGGGCTGATTTCGCCACGGAGATCTTTTCGTTTTACGGGCTCTCGACGAAAGTGATTCCGATTCCTTCGTCGGAATATCCTACCAAAGCTGCACGACCTCATCAGAGCATTCTCAACAGCCACGCTCTCTCACAAGCGATCGGTCAGGAACTCCGACCGTGGCAGACCGCTCTCGCAGATTATCTGGAAGTCCGCAAACTCGAACTCGCTTCTGCCTGA